A window from Brassica napus cultivar Da-Ae unplaced genomic scaffold, Da-Ae ScsIHWf_2162;HRSCAF=2815, whole genome shotgun sequence encodes these proteins:
- the LOC125600242 gene encoding photosystem II D2 protein yields the protein MNRRIAMTIALGKFTKDEKDLFDIMDDWLRRDRFVFVGWSGLLLFPCAYFALGGWFTGTTFVTSWYTHGLASSYLEGCNFLTAAVSTPANSLAHSLLLLWGPEAQGDFTRWCQLGGLWAFVALHGAFALIGFMLRQFELARSVQLRPYNAIAFSGPIAVFVSVFLIYPLGQSGWFFAPSFGVAAIFRFILFFQGFHNWTLNPFHMMGVAGVLGAALLCAIHGATVENTLFEDGDGANTFRAFNPTQAEETYSMVTANRFWSQIFGVAFSNKRWLHFFMLFVPVTGLWMSALGVVGLALNLRAYDFVSQEIRAAEDPEFETFYTKNILLNEGIRAWMAAQDQPHENLIFPEEVLPRGNAL from the coding sequence ATGAATAGGAGGATCGCTATGACTATAGCCCTTGGTAAATTTaccaaagacgaaaaagatttatttgatattatggaTGACTGGTTACGGAGGGACCGCTTCGTTTTTGTAGGTTGGTCTGGTCTATTGCTCTTTCCTTGTGCCTATTTCGCTTTGGGGGGTTGGTTCACAGGTACAACCTTTGTAACTTCATGGTATACTCATGGATTGGCTAGTTCCTATTTAGAAGGTTGCAATTTTTTAACCGCTGCAGTTTCTACTCCTGCTAATAGTTTAGCGCATTCTTTGTTGTTACTGTGGGGTCCTGAAGCACAAGGAGATTTTACTCGTTGGTGTCAATTAGGCGGTCTGTGGGCTTTTGTTGCTCTCCACGGTGCTTTCGCATTAATAGGTTTTATGTTACGTCAATTTGAACTTGCTCGATCTGTTCAATTGCGACCTTATAATGCAATCGCATTCTCTGGTCCAATTGctgtttttgtttctgtctttctaatTTATCCACTAGGTCAATCTGGTTGGTTCTTTGCGCCTAGTTTTGGTGTAGCGGCTATATTTCGATTCATCCTCTTTTTCCAAGGGTTTCATAATTGGACATTGAACCCATTTCATATGATGGGAGTCGCTGGTGTACTGGGCGCGGCTCTGTTATGCGCTATTCATGGTGCTACTGTAGAAAATACTTTATTTGAAGATGGTGATGGTGCAAATACATTCCGTGCTTTTAACCCAACTCAAGCCGAAGAAACTTATTCAATGGTCACCGCTAACCGCTTTTGGTCACAAATCTTTGGGGTTGCTTTTTCCAATAAACGTTGGTTACATTTCTTTATGTTATTTGTACCAGTAACTGGTTTATGGATGAGTGCTCTTGGAGTAGTCGGTCTAGCTTTGAACCTACGTGCCTATGACTTCGTTTCCCAGGAAATCCGTGCAGCGGAAGATCCGGAATTTGAGACTTTCTAtactaaaaatattcttttaaacgAAGGTATTCGCGCTTGGATGGCGGCTCAAGATCAGCCTCATGAAAACCTTATATTCCCTGAGGAGGTTCTACCACGTGGAAACGCTCTTTAA